One Cydia fagiglandana chromosome 5, ilCydFagi1.1, whole genome shotgun sequence genomic window, CTTAAAACATCGAAACATCTAAAATCGAGTCGTTcttttgtataggtatatttctaTTCTGGCACTCTTGCTTAATTCGCAATAGTGACAGAATAGAAATATATAATAGGGATAGATCATCGAATTTTGATAATAGTTTTGCTAATTTATAGTCTTGCTCGTGGATTTGAATGAAAAAGTGGTTTACTAGTTAGAAATTCGATTATGCCCTAAAACTTGAACCataattgtattttaatttacgtTAACCTTAACTATTTACAAACTCGCGTCCTTGAAAGTATTACTCCTTGCTTTTATTTTACGCAACTACTTTTAGTTTCGTAATTCAATGTAGTGTTTACACCAACACGTGCGTAAACTCAAAGCGCGTCTACTACTTACAATCTTAATTATAAACAACAAGGGTCATTCCGATTGCTTATTGAGCGTGAGAGAGTCCAACGCTTATGAGTGATGCCAGTGTAACTAACATACTTCAATTACAAATAGTTTTTACGTCGATCGTTACACTGGTTTACTCAAGTGTTCGACTCCTGCATTAAAAGGAATACACGGCCAGGTATCGAAAACATTTACCAGAAGTCGGTCCATAGCCGGCGCAGAAGCTGAACTCGTTGAGGAGATTCTTGTATACTTTGGGCGAGTATGCGAGGCAAGTGGTGTCGTTTTGAATCATGGTGTAGGCTGACCGGAGAACATCGGAGAGCTGGTTGGTCTCTGTGTAGCCGAAGCCGACAACCTAGTGGAtaggttattttattattaataaatgaattcgacaaaaaataaaataataacgagCCCTGAATATTAGACATGAGTCGTTCATGACTTTCATGAGTGAGTGATTTACATGAACTATATGTCTTTTGATTGAACTCACTCACCCTTCAACTCACAGAAAATTAAACTAGCTCAGTAACTTATGTATCTCAGTATTACTTGCTCGCTCTTTCCTACTCATGATTCGAATTTCACGGAAGAGCCAAACTAGTGAGACGATGCGAATATGCGATACGTCAGTTTTGGAGCGGTTCGGAATAATTCCGAGGGTGTCAGAAAACATGACACAACAATTTCGGAAAACTGCACCGACAAAACAATTCTTTTTGATTCTTGAACTGCTAACAAACTTTCACGAGAATCGATTGATAAATGCTACATGTAGGAGAACATCCTGACATACTcgtacgaaagcatttttgtcTAAGCTGAAACTCAGAgcttcgctaacgctcggtaAATAAAGTAAGCAATTTTCATCTTATATgttaatttaattgaaatttgacTTTCGTGCGACATACAGACAACAACACGCGCAACGTACGacgaggcgggcggcgcgctcAGTGCACGAAGTGCAGCCGCCGCgggcactcgagcctgaggaaggacccccgacgggcgcGAAACATGTCGCcgatagcgactaaaaattctaGTGAGTGAAACCATTGTCGTCTAATTAATTTAATTCCTTACCGTTGCTTGTTTCCCGAACAAATCTTCCTTGCTATACACGGGGCCCCACAGACATACGGGCTGCACGTACGCCGTGTATTTGAACTTGTGCACTTTTATGATGGCCAGGTCCGAGGTAGCTAGGGCGTCCGTGTAGCCTGGGTGAAGCACTATGTCTTGAGCCTAAAATGCACACACAGCTAAATAGATTTAGAGAAACGCTCCAAAGTACAATTTTTTACTGTTAAATAATTaggtaaaacctataaaattgtTGACGGAGTCTTTAAGAAtgacacgttagaccgggccgtgtccgacccggagcttccgccgcatcattttgtatggaaagcatcacgtgatagcctgtcatgtcatagaaaagtaagcgctggaagctccggcccgaacacggcccggtctaccgTGAGTCGTCCTTTATTCGCAGGCTCGAGCATTTTAACGTGCGCTTCTCAATACAGGACTCGACTCGGGACTTAAAATCCTCGGAAATTTTCAAAGAGCTGTCCGGTAAAACGAGTCGAGTTCTTCAAATTTAGACTCAAAAGACTCTAGTTCCTTGTACTCTGTGGTAAATTATCTTATCTAAATACTTACCACTAAAGCCTGCCTGCCTATCTGGTTATAGTCCGTGTGGTTATTGACGCCCGCGACGATGACCACCAATCCCGCCTCGATCAGAATACCACCTCTGCTCACGCAATGTCCAGCTTAAAACCAAATAAATCATTAATAGGTATTTACTCGAATTAAAGTGGACAGCGGAAGGTTGCCATCAGAtctatcggagcggctaaggcgctcacaaacatctgaacacgcctctattgtcagggcgtgaGAGTGTgtttagatattgtgaacaccttggctgctccgatatatctgatgccgACTGTACGTGGAGTATGTGTACAAACGCAAGATTTAAAAGCGACGAAAGAATTTGTTGGGTACGGTTATACGGTATTCTCCACATTGATCTTAGTTGAGTTTCGAAATTTTAGAGGCACCTAATTCTGTATTATCAGTATGCAAAGCGTTTGCTTCTATAAGCAATGTTTCCAGATTCTGTCCATGTTTTAATCTTCTTCTTTTTCCTCGCCTTTTCCCGTTACACAGGGCCGGGTTTCCTTCTTCTGAGTCTCCAGGCAGTTCTAATCTGAGCGTCAATGTCCTTATTTTGAGCGTTctgataaatataatattgtttaaCGGCACTtcactatcggcgcgattcggaaagtgaattagagattaactagatacgatatagtaaagatatgtgacgtcccacggataaaggtaccttatggcggttggcgcttacgattattaacgtcgctccaatattattgcggcggtatgcgacgtaagcgccagccgccatagggtaccctttgtcgtggaacgtcacataactttactatttcatatctagtgaatctctaattaatttcccgaatcgcggcgccagccgccataaagtaccttttgtcgtggaacgtcacatatctttactatttcatatctagtgcatctcttattcatttcccgaatcgagccgtattaTTAATCAATAGACGAATAAGATCAGATCACTTTAGCCAGCTCTAACTCTCTCCAGATCGCACACTTGCTTGTTATCTTTCTTATGGATTAGTTGTTTCATTACTTACtaagtaatatattattgtaagAGATAAAGCATACCTGTCAAAACAGCAGTACTTGATATAATACTGCCGCCGCACTCATATACTGTGACGTCACTGTTTGGCTTCTTCTTAAGCAAAGCCACATGCCAAGGCCAATCGCCAGCCAAAGCTTGAGTTCTGACTGAGGTAAGTTCAGCGTGTTCCAACGCTCTTCTTCCACACACTTGCTTGTAGACCTCTTTTGGATTTGTTGTTACATTTAGAGATTCAATAGTTTGCGCCGCCTagaaaggaaaaaataatatatactgACATGACattgtatgtaagtaggtatagccTCCTAAGTCCGAGAGTAATTTTTGcggttttgaatttggaaccttgtTTTATtcgattataaaaaaaaaaatcgattagATTTTGTCCTTCTAAAAGGACATCatgacttagggtcggttgcaccaaactgttcgtatcgttaaagagttcgcaaaatttttatgtatggaaagtttcatagtaaagcgctgaggcgcgccggctgacgttgatcagtctgtctaatgtggttggtgcaactggcccttagaagGACAGGAACTTAAAATTGTCCCAATCTTCAAAGTACTAAAAACATTTGCACCTGCATTTGTGTGGTTCTTAGCTTCTTTCTTTTACTGTGTGTTGACCCTACTATATATCATCCTGCCACATAATTAGAAGAAATTCCATATTTTTCTTATCAAAATTTGGATTTTGTGCAGCGAAAAGAAAACGAGTCTAAGTTTACCTACTACCCTTCCAGACGCTCCATTATTAAAACCGACCCTTTGACATCCAACGGAAGCTGTCGATGtctcagaaaaaaaaacaaattcttAATATTCAATTACCAAGaatattaaaacagataaaaggtgtattattttcaaaatcacTGTCAACTTGTtacaattaaaagaaaagaTATCAAATGGTAAACAACTGACGATCGGGTTTCCCCTCTCATTTAGTTTAGACCTCTTTTCTCTTGCTTTTATTGAACTTAAGTCTTATTATCGCGTACTTTTACGGCTTTTTGCCATACTTTTTTGTGCTCTACTGCTTTCAACATAATCACTATATTGCCGTGGCATACCTTAATGGCGTCGTTGCAAAGCGTCTCGTTATTGAGCTTAAAGTTGGCCACGGTTGGTACTTGGGTGCTGTTATCAGCCAACCGTATGAAGAAGTAGTACTGTTTGGGCAACGCTCCTTTTGGGCGAAGGATGAATCGGTGCCAATCATCTCGTACCGACATTGTGGAATTCTGGGAGCTCTGTAAACATATTACCttcattttatttaagttttaagagaGCTCATTGACATTCGGCTCTCCACAGCGTGTCATGAGCGAGCCTTTAGATTCTTCGGAAATATTATGCGGGCtccaacgcatgatgtggagAAACATAATTTTAGGgcgaatgaatggcaaacgtgCTCGGGACCGATTAATTAATTTGCACAAATTGTTAGGATTTACTAAATCGTGCGGGGTCTTAATTAAAAGTTCTTAAACTTTTTGGATGTGTAACGAATGTGTGTTTTATTTgagtaataatttgaaaagattgaagacaAAAAAGTGAACATTTAACTAAGGTGTCAATTTTATAAATCAGGTATGTAGGTAACGACAGTTTTTACTGCAGgcaaagatatatgtaactccgtataagataaataacgtctaagaaaaaaacgtgcctcggaaatcaagaaaaagtcattctcgaatagatggcgccattacctttggcctattctcgccTAGAtagcgttgacgacaccgtttgatatttaacaattttaacacataccagtgaaagaacatgggtcagtatagaacaataaaaattaaaaatcatttatctgTATACACATTTTGATTAatctatacattttcaattttattttaagttttaatcgtgtgtcgatagatggcagtaaatataccgtggctacaaaatttactatggcaatagccctctatactatctattctctttgctgcAGGTAACAGGACGGCCGGAAATTAATTAATTGCGAAAAAACAGCATTTTAGCAAAAAACagcatatcaaataaataaaaattaataaatcctTTATTCAGatgaaataaaccctattttacaaaagtttttcttctgccaaactgcagggcagtttgttggcagagggATTAGGGAAAAATTGTTAATGCCAATGCTTCATAAGACCCTGCGTCAGAGCTTATAAATACCCGGATATCCTATTTCAAAGTAACGGGGCTATAATTGATAGTAATTAGCGTAATTATGTAGTATCTACACATATTTTTATAGGTAATATGCGAAACAttataatgaatttaatttggagttgaaactctaggtccatggggtcccagcgcgcataagttgttcgcagaaaacgcgaagcgtctggttgacgtaactggtttaagttagttattaatttcgtttagtagtaccactgtatatatattgtatgtaaaaaaattatatatccgTTTAA contains:
- the LOC134664840 gene encoding serine protease gd-like, with translation MFFKFLLCVALCMVEVESMAIEGSVLTRYDPCGLGVLQFDKVTAAEWRGVVYFELYPHLTEVELDIQFERQVELYGSSQNSTMSVRDDWHRFILRPKGALPKQYYFFIRLADNSTQVPTVANFKLNNETLCNDAIKAAQTIESLNVTTNPKEVYKQVCGRRALEHAELTSVRTQALAGDWPWHVALLKKKPNSDVTVYECGGSIISSTAVLTAGHCVSRGGILIEAGLVVIVAGVNNHTDYNQIGRQALVAQDIVLHPGYTDALATSDLAIIKVHKFKYTAYVQPVCLWGPVYSKEDLFGKQATVVGFGYTETNQLSDVLRSAYTMIQNDTTCLAYSPKVYKNLLNEFSFCAGYGPTSGINPRNGDSGGGLILGVQQSDHKISYVLRGVLSKCGVSAGHTECDPKHYVVYTDVAPHYTWLYHHSGLRYRSNIL